The genomic window ACCTTTCGCTGAcaaattgttgaaaaaaaaaactgcaagtaaaaaaacattttttttcccaattTTCTCGCAAATCGTAGAATTGACTGCTTAGCCTTCAACCctgttaatgtgtttattctggaaaaaaagaagagaaaacgctgaacaaatatttttctttaatttatggaaaatatgtttATCACTAACTACAAAACCAGCATTTGATCCCATACTAGCTAACAACTACTGAGTGACTGATTTCTGTGAATTATGCAACCCTGTTactcattttgaccttcattttaaatacattttatttagcctaatacttatataaatataatttaaaacaaatgttaaGCACCTTTCGCTGAcaaattgttgaaaaaaaaaactgcaagtaaaaaaacatttttttccccaatttTCTCGCAAATCGTAGAATTGACTGCTTAGCCTTCAACCCTGTTACTGTGTTTattctggaaaaaaagaagagaaaacactgaacaaatatttttctttaatttatggaaaatatgtttATCACTAACTACAAAACCAGCATTTGATCCCATACTAGCTAACAACTACTGAGTGACTGATTTCTGTGAATTATGCAACCCTGTTactcattttgaccttcattttaaatacattttatttagcctaatacttatataaatataatttaaaacaaatgttaaGCACCTTTCGCTGAcaaattgttgaaaaaaaaaaaaaactgcaagtaaaaaaacattttttttcccaattTTCTCGCAAATCGTAGAATTGACTGCTTAGCCTTCAACCctgttaatgtgtttattctggaaaaaaagaagagaaaacgctgaacaaatatttttctttaatttatggaaaatatgtttataGCTAACTACAAAACCAGCATTTGATCCCATACTAGCTAACAACTACTGAGTGACCGATTTCTGTGAATTATGCAACCCTGTTactcattttgaccttcattttaaatacattttatttagcctaatacttatataaatataatttaaaacaaatgttaaGCACCTTTCGCTGAcaaattgttgaaaaaaaaaaaaactgcaagtaaaaaaacattttttttcccaattTTCTCGCAAATCGTAGAATTGACTGCTTAGCCTTCAACCctgttaatgtgtttattctggaaaaaaagaagagaaaacgctgaacaaatatttttctttaatttatggaaaatatgtttataGCTAACTACAAAACCAGCATTTAATCCCATACTAGCTAACAACTACTGAGTGACCGATTTCTGTGAATTATGCAACCCTGTTactcattttgaccttcattttaaatacattttatttactctaatacttatataaatataatttaaaacaaatgttaaGTTCCATTCGCTGACAAATTGttgacaaattttttttttttttttcaattttctcGCAAATCGCAGAATTGACTGCTTAGCCTTCAACCCTGTTAGCGTGTTTATTCTGGGGAAAAGATAATGTTTCAAAATATGCTACTGTAACAGTTTAGACAGTATAAGCtatgattttaatattaaatatttaaattttacaaaCTGATGGACAAGTTGAAAATCTTTTCTGTTGTAACTGACAGTATGTTACAAATGCTGTCTTTAAATAGACAATAACAACCTCAACTGTATTACAGCAATGTGTTTTCTCATTCGGATTCGAATATCACAATTGTTTTTCAGATCTGGTGGATTTTAAAGAGAACAGACGGGGGTCTCCGGATTACACCATCTACCTGTGCTTTGGGGAGAAGCTCCCTGATGGAAAACCACTGGAGAAAAAACTCATCACTGTCAAAGTAAATATCTTAAAACAGAAACACATTTTTAGTTGCATTTTAAGTGTTTAAGATATAACGTATCTTTTTCATCTTTCGCAGGTTGTCCCTCTGATATGCCGCGAATTACATGAAAGAGCTCAAATGGAGGGAGCGTCCTCTCTTCGAGATAACGTTAGCTTGCAGATCTCCCACAACAGCCTTTTTGACCTTATAAATTCTTTGGGTCTGCCTTCAATGGACTAAAGCTTCTGTTTTCACCATGAAATTAGTCAgctgtcattcattttcaagTTTATTCGTTTTGCTACTGTTTACTTCTAGCACAATGCAAACTGAGAGATCTTTTTTTAGAGGTTATTTCCATGGGGCATTCTGGGGGGATTGCTTTGCGGATCTTGTATTTGCTCAAAACTCATTGCTGGTCTTTTACTGTTTGATGGTAATCTCAATGAAACTATTGTCTGAAACATCTCCTTGTTAATATTTTCTAATGAGGGCTTCAGTCTCATTTTAATATCTTGTCTTCTAGTGAAGAATCTTTCACACTTTGCCCAAAGGGCTAAATTTGCTTTTTGTCTGTTTCCTTGTTTATGAATGTGATATCTAGAAAGattgatgaaattaaatggAGTCATTTAAAAAGTAGTGGCTGACTTTTGTGGCTGTTAATTTATTGGATAATGCTGATACCAATAACTAAAGAGTGATGATGGACATCATGTAAAAATGTCAAAGTTGAATAAACATATatgttaaatgtaatatttattttgttatatcatttaaaaatgttaatataaaacatattgcattatataaaatatgtattaaatataaacattaaatgtatatttacatGTAAGACAGTGAATAAGATGTACTCAAAATCGAAAATTCACAGATCTATAACTAAACTATTCAGCACATTTCACAACTAGACATTTTCAAAATTCCTCCTAACTAAACATTATTTTCGGAATACactgtgcagaattattaggcaagttgattttcagattttttaaatttatttatttattttttaccaaggccattttaccaattccaaaccacataaatattaaaggtacaatatgtaagatttttgcagtaaaatatccaaaaaccactaggccagtgttatatattttgttcagctGATTACTTACAATAtctttaatgttttcaactacttgtaaatcatgagaaattccccattctaaacagtgacacggggcagtgcagtcgcctgtcaatgacgcagttacctttgttaccgcctttactgacgtagaaaccacatgacaacagtgccgtggacaaatgcggaagtagtgtctagcgtccagcaaaccactagcttgcttcaagcagttccttatttacttcttgcacgttttatggtggattgtgttacttatttatggaacataattactgtttaccatctgccgctgattctgtcgacaaggacagctcccgtaaactcatgaccggaaaagcggaagcggcgccggcgactgtgtcataataaaagtcctgctgctcgtgaggcatgtgttgatcaatcgctccagctcctcattCAGCTCCTGCAACACTTGGTCcggctctgcttcatactacagtaacgttaataatcgcatccacaaacatgagttcttccagactccaatccttattcttttgcaccgtccgttgagatggagaccacgcatgtcccaagtttccgctctaaaacttggcgtcatcaaactacgcctttgttttcaataggcttctagcgacctctagcggaaacaaatatcacaaattgtacctttaactattattaatattgcatttaatcatttataagtgatatataattgttcatgaaggttggaaatgaaaaacaccttatattcaggtgtacagaattattaggcaggttttcttttacagacaaaacaagccaaaaaaagatttaaattttgacttttcagtctaaGTTACTAAATGCACATGAGAAGGCTggaatactaatgcaatactataaattgcaaagttaaggcatgaccattggacagcaAAACGCTCATTGGGTCCAGcaccaccattttccagaactgaaAACTACtgtacctggagtcttcagaagtgtgaggtgtcaggatctcagagacttaggttaggtgaagaaccCTTAAAAATGACCCccacttaataagaatcacaagctgaagtgaagtaaaatacatgaagactgatTTCCTATAggctttatagacagacagattgagagtgactcttgtaggaccagcaccacatcctcttgtaccactgtttgcaACTTTGCAATTTCCAGTATTGAATCCTTCTCATgagcattatttaaaatatattatatatatatatatatatatatatatatatatatatatatatatatatatatatatatatttttttttttttttttttttttacttttttgccagttaaatctctttttttggctcattttgcctgtaacaGAAATCTtgtctaataattctgcacaccggAATATAAGGCATGTTttatttccagccttcatgaacaattatatatcacttataaatgattaattacAAAATTTATAGTAGTTATTAGGATTGgtgtggtttggaattggtaaaatgtgcttggaaaaaaaaatatgatcagagcTTTCATAAAAATCAAcgtgcctaataattctgcacatgGTTTATTATATGACTAATTGTGCAatcattgggtctcattcactaagCATGCGTACGCACAAATTTGTGCGTGAAATGTGCGTATGAAGAATTTTAAGAACAAATCATGATTCACCGAAAATTTCGTACTAAAAATTATtctaaatttacaacaaaatataggAAGAACTAAAAGCACTCTTGCTCAAAAAGCACTTACTCTGTATGGACTTATAATCATTAAGAAGtcatataaatatgaaatttcaTCCTAACATGactataattattatattaaagtaTGTTACATAATTAAAGTATGTTGtataattgtattatataatccatctataaaattattaaataatataatttaatcttAAATACATTTCATCATATACAGTGATTATGTTCAGCTGCGAGGTTTCTCTGAATAACAGATGCATGTGTGTATGTACAGCTGCCTCATGAGGTGTCTATAATCTGGGTCTGTATGAAAGGTGTTTATTGTGAGAACTTGTGAGAATGGCACGCTTGGCATTGCTGGAGGATCAGGCGAGAGCGTGTCATTAAACAGCGCCAGCGGCATGGCTTAACAGAGTGATGCAAGCCTGTTATTAAAGCACGTGGGAAGCCCTTAAAGACATGGTTTCattcaccaatgaaatctgacaacaactgtcacataaattttgtttctaaacgctcgaatcatgacaaaaaaataaatttttcagACTGGATCGagctaatgcgcatgtgcagtcctaagtgTGCGTCTTTATAGAAAGCGtgagtctgactgtttctataggaaccggagctttaacggccgctgcagtgacgcgatgactttatcaatcagcgattggctcttatttaaaaggcgggacttattccaccaCTTTCTccaattcaaaacaatacgagtgacgccTCTTGTGTTGTTTATGCCCTTAATGTTGTAGTTTTCCCCATAATATCGAAAATAGTATTGAATATCAATGAATAACCTTGTGCACGCGGCTGCTCATTTAGAATACTCCAAATTCACTAAAATAAGAACGAGGTTAAGAACAAATTCATGTACGTACAAATACGAAATAATCCACACAATTATTAGTGAATGAGATCCATTATTGACAGTTGAATCATTAAATATCAGCAACTTTTGCAACTGTGAAACAAGCAAGAAGCATGtcaagatatattttttttttattaaataaagaatctaataaaattatttacacAAACAGTGGATGCACCAATTTTACATCATTAATCATGTATTCTGTGACTGCTTGGATTCACATGATAAAGTTCACTCCAGTTAAGAGAACAGAATCCTCTCTGTCAGGAAAAGAATCAACTCTCTGAGCAACTCTGCAGTTTGCCACAGGAAAACAGGCCACATGTTCTGCAACTGAAGTTACATCAAGTTACATTTCTCAAGCAATGAAAATGATAATTAATGAAAAGGGTTCAGAAAAACCTTTTGAATTACACTTTTCAGGCATTGTTTACAATCAACTTTTCTTATCAATGCTTTTCATTTAGTAATGCAAAAAGAAATGGTTATTTTCGAGTCTGAATGTCATTTGTAAAAGCAGTcattcactaaaaaaaaaaaaaaaatgccaatgGCAATCAGGAAAAACAATTGGCAAACACATTCATCTGACATGATTTAAAAGGAAATCTGCTAAACAGTCACTTTTCAACTGAACAGAAAAGATCCATTGTAGCCAGTTCACGAGTGTCACGAGTTTCCTATTTACAACAAAGCCATTCGATGAGGGTGAGGCTCTTTAAAAGACTTTAAAGAAATCAGTCAACCAAATAGATTCCAGAGTCTCATAAAGACTAGATATCAgaacaatattttaaattcgAATAAATGCTCTTTTTAAGTATTCGGAGAGATCGCAGAACGTCCTAGAGGTTCTTATGCGTGTACGTCATataccaaaaaaaaattatgtcagTTGTTCATGATGATGTTTACCAAGTTCAAgcatattgtgtgtgtgtgtatatatgatacattagttaacacaaatgagctttttatattttagtctGATGCAAAAGCCTGTCTAGCAACTTACACTTCCTGTTGGATAAGCTTAAAATAGCAAAGAAACACAACACCCTCTTGAAGACTCGTTTTAAACGATGGCAACGTAAAGATTTTTCACATATCTTGTATTCGAACACACCCAGATATTTTCAAATGATCTTtacattaaaaagaaaacatacaaacattCAAAACTGTTCATTTGATTTGTGATAACAAGAGATTGAGCCCTTGGGAGTTTCCTATGTCGTCATAGAAATGCACAGATTAAAAAGTAATCAAATCTACAGTTGATTGCTAATGATACTGTCTGAAAAGGATGTATAACCTCACACTGAAGTTTGGAAGTCTTTCGGGACGTCTGCGTTTTGGCTTTGTCCAGTTTCGTCTTTCTTGTGTTTTCTTGCATGTTTATACTTATCCACATAGGCTTTGACCAGGTTAACTACCTTCACCGGGTTGATCTCACCACTCTTGCTATGACACACCTTGTGAATGGGGCAAACAAGACATAATTGGGATTATTTTCATAGTAATAACATAATTCTTTAATAATTCATCCAAGAAATGGCCCACTGGAGAAAAAGAAACCAAAATAGTATTTGCAAATGTGCTTGTCACATGTATTTACTTGGGTGGTAAAAGGAAGTGAATATGAAAATCAACTGCAAAAGAAACATCTGACGTCACGCAATTACCTTCTGAACGGCTTTCCGCAAAATCTCTTTGTACTCTTCCTTTGTGATGTCTCTTTTCTGATAAAAGGGCTTTATTGCAAGTTTGACCTCCTCTATTGCTCGCTCTTGCATATGAAGTTTCTTCATGTactacagaaagaaaaaaaatgcttaaaaattcATGACATCAAGACAATGGAAAGAAATGAGTCAGCGATGTGATGAAACTGCGCAGTGATGCTTTGTTCACCTTATCTTTCTGATTGGGGTCTTGTATAGCTTCTTTGCGGGATTTTGGTTTGCTGGATTCATCTTGGGGAGGAAGGCTGGAGACTGTTGCTGTGAGTTTTGTATCAGCCTTAGATAAAGCTTTGTCCTTTAATATGGAATAGATTTATGGTATTACTGTAGTACCCATAACATTACTTAAGCTGGAATGTCCATTGAAACTGCccacaataataaaaaactcccattaaaagtttaaaagtttaatgAGGTGTCTCAGCTTCCTGTGATATTCCGGACTTTCCCTTTGctaaggtttagttcacccaaaaatgaaaattagcccatgatttactcaccttcatgtatacatgactttcttctttcagtcaaacacaatcggagttgcatttaaaaatattttggctTTTCCGAACTTTATAATGGGATTGAATGGTGTCATTTTtttaagcccaaaaaagcacatccatctaTTATAGCAGtaatccacatggctccaggtgGTTAAGAAAGAcgttctgaagtgaagcaaagcgtttttgtaagaaaaatatccataattgtaactttataaactgtaatCTATAACTGTATCACTAGCACTAAACgcaactctgattgtgtttgactgaaagaatgATAaacacacctaggatggctggagggtgagtaaattatgggataattttcatttttgggtgaaattatgggatcatttccatttttggttgaactctCTTTAAGGTAATGtgaaataataatttatcaaGCTCAAAATCAATGCACTTGAATGATTTCGGAGAAATGCAAAACTTCACAGGAAGATTTAGTGAAGATACAcaaaatgacaataataaaCCTTAATAAACTTGAATTGTCAGGGACACTCCTTGTGAAAGAAGGATGCAATTTCCAAGTGTAAGGATAACTTTCATTTCATCTGAAGTGAAGCCTTATAAGGCTGCTTTCAGTTTCGGTCACATGGGTACAATAGGAATTGCATCACCATTGTTTTTACCTTCCTGAGAGATCATGTTGCAAATTGTGAATGTGAACAGTGACATGATGACACCCTCTGGTTGCTTGAAGCAACTGCATATGAGGTGCAACTAATATGATGTGCACTGGTATCCACAAAAACTTATTTAGATCAATTTATGTAACCTCTTCAATAAAATTCTGTATTTACTAGAGCTGTTCCACACAAGTATGATGGTTTGGAACATTTTCACAGTATTTTGGTATATACAATGCAATCACTGGAGTTTACACTTgaagttcttcaaaatatcttcttttgtcttctgGAGACTACAGTCATAAGTGTGAAACAacgatgagggtgagtaaattatgacaattttcattttgggagaatctatccctttaaaatactGCAAGAAAGAAAGTATACGACAAGGTTGTACCTGACTGGAGGTTTGTTGGGATGTAGCAGACCTTCGCGACCCTTCTTGCTTGAGTTTTAGTTTGAAGAGTGCAAGTTCTAAATAAGGCACGGGAAAACATTTTTActaattttcaaaatattttagttttatgtaGCTTGAATGCTTCAGACCAAGCCTGATGTGACTAAATGTGCAAAGTAGTACATCAAACAATTTTACTCACTGCTTAATTTCTCAGACTGGGGTTCTACTGGTTCCTGCAAATTCCAGGTAACTCTTTTGCCCTGTGGTTTAGACTTTGCACCAGCTGTAACTGTTTCAGTAATTTGCTTATTCCCTGTTGGAGCCTCTGGAGTGGTGGATTTGGGGTCTTCTGTTGAGTCGGCCACAGAGCTCTCACTCATTTCTTTCTTAATGAAGTCCAAATTATCAATCAAGTAATCAACGCTAATATCTTCATCAGACGACATAACAGGTTCTTGTTTTATTGGGGGGTCTGGTGGTTGGAGAGGGGACAACTCCATGTCCTCCTCTAAAAGTGGCGACTGATATGACTCAGTGGGCTCCTTTTTACAGTTCACGGTATCCATGTCAGGTGTATCCAAACTGATGACAAGAGGGTTGTCACGGCAGCTTGGTGAATCATCTTCATCAGGCCATATTTGCtcaattttattcttttttggCTCAACCATTTCTTGTACTTTCATTTCATCCTGAAAGCCAGTGAGGCTCTTTTCTAAATCAACACTGTTCAAATTAATTTCATTACGATTTGGTGATTCCTTGCTGAAGATGTTTAAAGACATCATCTCTTCATTTTTCATCTCTTTAACACCATATAATTCTCCACAGTTAAGACCGAGTTCCTCCTCCTTTTTGAAATCTTTCAACTCCTTGACAGTGCTAATTGGCCGAGGTTCCTCTTGTTTAAACTGTTTGGGCTTAAGCAGCTCAAGCGAAACATCTTCCTTGCTTTCTTTAATTGTTGTAGTCTGGTCACCATGTTTTGATGACCCAAGACCATGAGTTGTGATGTCACCATCTAATTCTCCATACAAGTTAAGGCCAAGTTCCTCCTTTTTTAAATCTTTCAACTCCTTGACAGTGCTAATTGGCAGAGGTTCCTCTTCTTTAAATTTGTTGGGCTTAAGCAGCTCAAGTGAAACATCTTCCTTGCTTTCTTTAACTGTTCTAGTCTGGTCACCATGTTTTGATGACCCAAGACCATGAGTTGCGATCTCACCATCTAATTCTCCATACAAGTCAAGACTGAGTTCCTCCTCCTTTTTGAAATCTTTCAACTCCTTGACAGCACCAATGGTCCGAGGTTCCTCtcgttttaattttttgggcTTAAGCAGCTCAAGTGAAACATTTTCCTTGCTTTCTTTAACTGTTCTAGTCTGGTCACCATGTTTTGATGACCCAAGACCATGAGTTGCGATCTCACCATCTAATTCTCCATACAAGTTAAGACCCAGATCCTCCTCCTTTTTGAGATCTTTCAACTCCTTGACAGCACTAAAGGGCCGAGGTTCCTCTTGTTTCAATTTCTTGGGCTTAAGCAGCTCAAGTGAAACCTCTTCCTTGCCTTCTTTAACTGCTCTAGTCTGGTCATTATGTCTTGATGACCCAAGACCATAAGTTGTGATGTCAACCAACCGAGTCTCTTGTTTAATTGATGGTTTAGCAGTCCCATATTCGTGTGCTCTTGCATCTTTCTCTGTCTTCACAGTCATTGTAGACTTGATTGAACCAATAGTGGGCTCATGTAACTCAGTAGACATGGGCTCTGCAGACTTATGGGAGCTCCTTTCTGTACGCCGAGAGGTCTCTGATCGATCCTCTCTCCTTTTCCGCTCTCTAGACGTTGATCTTGATCTTGACTTGTGTCTCTTTAACCTATTCTCACCCTTATCCTTTGATGTTCTCCTCCTTTCTCTGGATCTAGATCTAGAGAACGAACGAGATCGCCTTCTTTCTTTTGATCTCTTCTTTCGTCTTTCTCTCCCTCGGTTGTCATTCCTCTCACGACTCACTCTTCTCCCACTTGTCTTCCTCTCTCTACTGCTGGAACTCGAGGAACACCTCCTGTCTCTTGACCGTGGACGTCTCCTCTCTTTCGATCTTGAGCGCTGCCTCTCTTTTGATTTTGAACGGGATCGCCGCCGGTCTCTTGATCTTGAGCGTGACCTCCTCTTTTCTTTTGACCTTGAGTGCTTCTTTTTATGAGAGTCTTTAGATGAAAGGCTTTGCGAGGTTGATGGTGACCGCTTCCTATCCTTGCACTGGGACTGGTGAGGTCTTTCCATTATGTTAGTAGCATTAAAGGCACCACTGACTGAAGGTAGCTCTTTACACACCCCATTTCCTTTGGAAGCTGCTTGTAGATTTGCTAGAGACTCTTCAAGGGACTTTGATTGGGGCCTGACGGGTGGAGGTTTAGCCTCAGGCTCAGACTTCACCTCCAACTTAACGTTTCTGTCACTGCATGACGAGCTTGATCTGGAGTGCTCCTGAGTTTTCCGAAATGGACTTTCTGGTGTTTCACGACTTCCAGGATCTATGCTAGCTTCGCATATAGTAGAATTTATAGAAGCTCCTGAGGTAGCCTGACTGTCGattgtgtctgaatgatgtgGTGATTGTTTGCACGGTTTGTCTCTGCAAGGATCTGGTTCTGTCTTAACTTCTGCACATATTTCCGAGTCTCTCTCCATATCGGAGTCCTCACTCATAGGCTCAGATTTGATGTGATGACAGGCATCCTCATTGACTCCAACTGCCACCCGAGACTCAGTATTTTGAGTGCTAACATCAAGACCCTCAACTTCTGGTTCATTATCAGATGAATCAGACCCTGTAGGGTTAAAGGGGTCATAGACCTCACACTTCTCCTCTTtgacttttctttttaatgaCAACAGTATCTGTTTACTTTTATTACTCTTCTTTAATGATTCCTCATCATTCCCAGTCAGAGTCCCTCCTGATGCAGGAAGTCGCCGAGCTTGCCATGGGTTTCCACTAGTGTTTATACGGAAACTGACGGAGGAGGAGGACGGGCGTGAGTTTGCAGAGGCACTGAAAGAAGATGTAGTGGAGGTGAAAGAGCTAGAAAATGAAGAAGAAGCACCAGTTCGGTCTGCTCTTTGCCTCTGAGCATCCACTGTCCTGTTTTGCTGACTTGTACCCATTCCTTGCTGGTCAACGGTACGTTCCCTACCTGTATTCCCTGCTAAGCTGGTCGCTGAAGACCCAGGCAAAGTACTGCTACTGCTGTCACTGCTACTATTTGCAC from Chanodichthys erythropterus isolate Z2021 chromosome 24, ASM2448905v1, whole genome shotgun sequence includes these protein-coding regions:
- the phrf1 gene encoding PHD and RING finger domain-containing protein 1 isoform X1, with protein sequence MDDEDSQDELINRNVSHGKGKRPAMTIISDDEDDSEDEGESEEGETGSEEDDDDEVEDVLDGEEEEEEEDDELESENENSVSVLEGAAGNVPVDAAGLSSDEDSEKCPICLNSFHEQPVATPESCEHYFCLDCILEWSKNANSCPVDRIVFNNILLRKCHGGKVQKTIAVKKPVKPGEEQVDVDLDQTSCEVCGGRDREDRLLLCDGCDAGYHMECLTPPLDAVPVEEWFCPECIANNRTSGSEQISEEESSSLPTTSRSRSRPTRAIARTQQSERVRANVNRHRITQARTAAQLTPRYMMQSTWLDETINAVVAGLNTAVYVRDLTPRPRPRRRRKTVKRRKTNSKSSAISEGKTTKSMGVRRRRKRKVRKSKLRRKLVKKKETNSRGRIARNLGIKKPKPGSIIPSVYRPSEYSLGSMRAEIGAASLSVYGDPFDLDPFDDREDEIQVPTPSSVLDAKRRGLSRSALRSHQPVARPISAGLSRQGVSIPQVEAPVPDLLGSILSGQSMLLMDSSDVVINRDGSLKATKPVSLSLPRNTTPRESSSGETANTPNSETSPIHPFEQPGPSSSPLRRPTPVHNSHGSCSTPQNPTSPPIHSPHLPHSHQSPLGHPHLHPGALHRPITLNPPRPGNGHLSTNGIRGQPLSRVSNSPSDSPHQDKEGTARQPPVRKPPPKPVWVDVSVLPRIPKIKRDSTSSANSSSDSSSSTLPGSSATSLAGNTGRERTVDQQGMGTSQQNRTVDAQRQRADRTGASSSFSSSFTSTTSSFSASANSRPSSSSVSFRINTSGNPWQARRLPASGGTLTGNDEESLKKSNKSKQILLSLKRKVKEEKCEVYDPFNPTGSDSSDNEPEVEGLDVSTQNTESRVAVGVNEDACHHIKSEPMSEDSDMERDSEICAEVKTEPDPCRDKPCKQSPHHSDTIDSQATSGASINSTICEASIDPGSRETPESPFRKTQEHSRSSSSCSDRNVKLEVKSEPEAKPPPVRPQSKSLEESLANLQAASKGNGVCKELPSVSGAFNATNIMERPHQSQCKDRKRSPSTSQSLSSKDSHKKKHSRSKEKRRSRSRSRDRRRSRSKSKERQRSRSKERRRPRSRDRRCSSSSSSRERKTSGRRVSRERNDNRGRERRKKRSKERRRSRSFSRSRSRERRRTSKDKGENRLKRHKSRSRSTSRERKRREDRSETSRRTERSSHKSAEPMSTELHEPTIGSIKSTMTVKTEKDARAHEYGTAKPSIKQETRLVDITTYGLGSSRHNDQTRAVKEGKEEVSLELLKPKKLKQEEPRPFSAVKELKDLKKEEDLGLNLYGELDGEIATHGLGSSKHGDQTRTVKESKENVSLELLKPKKLKREEPRTIGAVKELKDFKKEEELSLDLYGELDGEIATHGLGSSKHGDQTRTVKESKEDVSLELLKPNKFKEEEPLPISTVKELKDLKKEELGLNLYGELDGDITTHGLGSSKHGDQTTTIKESKEDVSLELLKPKQFKQEEPRPISTVKELKDFKKEEELGLNCGELYGVKEMKNEEMMSLNIFSKESPNRNEINLNSVDLEKSLTGFQDEMKVQEMVEPKKNKIEQIWPDEDDSPSCRDNPLVISLDTPDMDTVNCKKEPTESYQSPLLEEDMELSPLQPPDPPIKQEPVMSSDEDISVDYLIDNLDFIKKEMSESSVADSTEDPKSTTPEAPTGNKQITETVTAGAKSKPQGKRVTWNLQEPVEPQSEKLSKLALFKLKLKQEGSRRSATSQQTSSQDKALSKADTKLTATVSSLPPQDESSKPKSRKEAIQDPNQKDKYMKKLHMQERAIEEVKLAIKPFYQKRDITKEEYKEILRKAVQKVCHSKSGEINPVKVVNLVKAYVDKYKHARKHKKDETGQSQNADVPKDFQTSV